The DNA sequence GAGCTCTAGTGGTGGTCAGTTTAggtatatttttatcaatttagtgtaagtgtataagtgatatatttttatagtcatatcttttgtaagactgtattaatatattgtgtacactgAATTACCtattttggaactatgatgaaactccctatttttattagttttaaactgctaaaaattgggatgttacacaaGGCAGATTATATATACCTATTTTCTCTGGTGacgttatttttaatttgttaaaggTAGTTTTGGTCTagcttcataattttttttttactttttatatgcaattttggtattatttttttttttctgattttagtctaaaatttaaaaaatattatgatttttaattagttttcaattcTTCATATGcttattttctattctttaaatttgtattaattaaattatgttttatcatATGTTtgtaattcttaaatttaatgtgaaattgatatatatatatatatatatatatatatataattatataatgtgatttattagttaattaatttaaaaaatttattttattatgataagagataaaatagtttaataattattttaaaaagtattttattaaaaaaaattatgataagagaaataatgatttattaattatttatttatttaaaagattgtGATAGGaaatataatgatttattaatttaaaggattatttttatttaaacttttttgagtggtaaaatattttgtgaatGGTTATTCCGAAGATTAGAGAAAACTGTGtgtgttcatttttttaattttaaaaataaatataaataagtttttaaattttatttaaatatatttttatttcttttgtagataatttattttttatgtcttataaaatcataatcttACAATCATactgttgtattattattattgctgataaaaaagatactcttgtattatttttcatttctttcttaaAGCACTAACCAGGACGTGTCAGGTGATTAGAAGTATAGAAAGAGACATTATATAGATGGGAAGCAAAGGGTAAGAAGATAGCCTGACAAAGTGAAAAACTATGTGTAAACAAACCTAAGGAGCAAGGAATAACAAAACATGGAGAATGCTAAATGTGTGGTGAGTGAATTGAAGCAATGAGTCACGTCTTCTTTAGTTGTCAAGTTCCAAATTCAGTGTGGAACATAGGTAATATGTGGTTAGGGATAAGCTTAGTATAGCACAATCAAGTTGCatttcattttaaacattttagtACCTTGGAGCTTAGTGTCAAAGGAAATATGATCTAAAAGTGCATGGGGTAGCAATTATTTGGGATATTTggaacatgaaaaataaaattgtgttcAAAAGTGTTATAGTAAATGCTAAAGAAATATTTAGCTTGACGTAGGTAAGATAAAAACTCAAAAGGACAAACTTCTCATATTCGGAATGGTATATTAGTAGTTCAGTTGGGAAAAGGGGTGTAATTATGTTCTTTATTTAGTTTAGGAAAATTATACTTTCACAAAGTTTGGAATGACAAATTTTGATGAATAAccatttttgataaaaaaaaaaatctaaaagaagTAGACTAAGGTTGGTAAGAGATATGTATTGGACGATGCTGTGTAGAATGTTGAAACTGAAGAAGTGTTTAATCCTTAGGTTTACAAGGACTTATTGGTTCTTTGTACTAAGACAATTGTATCATAGTTTGAAACAATAAGTGGTAGGATAGAAACCCAAAGGGCaaacttttctttgttttataaGTAAGACTCTAGCAATGCAGCAAAATATAGATGGTTCAATCATAGTAACATGCTtcctaattcatttttttttgacaaaaataaagaataaaaaaacacaccACAATGAAATTTTTATAGCCTATAAAAGAGGCAAGTTGGTAATAAGTAACTATTACTTTCAGTACAAgcatttatttaaagtttttcttcttttttttcatttctgcTTAAGCTTTATATATCACATCAACCAAGAGAAATGATAAACACACcataacttgattttttttttatctaattactCTATTTATTCATCCCAACCTGACACaaatttaaacttttctttttttagggAGGCACTTTCATGCTTCAAAATGTCTTAAGACTTCATTCTGAAACATGCTACATTCAAATCACAATCTACATCTACACACGTAATAAAATGTTACTAATGTCTTAACGTGACTTTTATAACAATTCTGAAGTTAGATGTTACCTCACGTAAACCAGTTTctaattagatttttttgttTCCAGGCCATGACTGAGGAGCCTGTTGAATCTTCAAACGCGAACCAAACCAATTTAGGAAACAACAAAGTATTAgtgtgaataataaaaatattgtgtacatatttgaaattttgttaggaactgtaattatttcaaaaattacaaTCATTCAGacaatataaaaggaaaatattgtATCAGATTTTATACCAAATTAAGAGATCCCCTCTATTTGGAGACCAATAAAAGAAATACCAAATCTTCTGCAAATACAAATAAGTAACATGAGGATTCCAATAATGTAAAGATATCAGGATATAAACTTTAAGGATGAATAATCCCAAATCATTGAAGGACCCTATCTATATTGGGTAAAAAAGGTCCAATTCATAGAttaattataagagaaaaatcAGGCATGACATGAGACTCCTTAATTTTGGCATAATCATGATAAAAAggaataactaaatataaataagaaccCTTCAACCCATGAAGAGGCACAATACAACACTAATCACAACCCAGTACATTTATATGCATGGTAAAATTGAAGTATATTCAAATTAACAAGATCACATCTACAATGTTCAGTAGTCAGTCACCCTTAAGGGAAAAAGCCAATGTTCTTATCCTTTAAACTGCCATTCACGACGGCACATGGGGCAATGCGCTTGTGATGTTTGAGAATTAACCCATTTCAGGATACAGTGCAAATGAAACGCATGATTGCATACACCCCAAACTGCAAGAAGACAAGAGAACAAGCATTACTCATTTTCGTTATAAAGACTTACATAGCACTACAATTTGATAAGCAAATCCTGATACCAAGAAAAAGATATCATCCATACATTAAACAAACAGTTTTTCAAGGAGAGTTAAGCACGAATTTAtagcccaaaataaaatatttttatcttactgATGTCTTAAAAGCTTCTCGATCATGCGAAACTGCTTCGGCATAAACCAAAAAGTAACAGTAACATACTCACACTACAGTTGAGTGAATTTGTGTTGGAAAGAATGTAACATACATTGCTAGAGTAtataaattttgcataaatgtCAAAGTCATCCACATGAGCAACAATTCCTTTGCAGGAGTTCAACACATTCAAACAAGAGAAGTTTgcattttaaatacattttcattataaattagAACTACAAACGATGTAATTTTAGagataattagaaaattaacaaaatttggacAGAGTGATTCAGTGTACTATGTGTGGAGAGAAAACGAAACCAAATAAAAGGACCCTTTTTCCATAATCCTACAAACTTATATGCAAAGCTTGGAAGCTTCATTGATTCATTTACACAATGTTGATGATTAGTTAAACAAGGCCCAAGAAGTGATATTACAACTAAAAATTTTCTGAGACTTCCTTCAGCCCTCACAATATGACCACTGCCTACACAAATAATAACAGAACACATACGTTAGGATTTAAGCACAAGAAGATATCCCACCCAAAAGAATAGTCCATCATGTAAGAGAGCTCACAGCTTATCCTACTCACTGTGACACTCTTAACTTTGTTAACCCGTTTAATGTCTGATGTCCATAACCGTCTCACACACAATTGACACTGAGCAGATGgcatctcttttttctttcaagacAACTTTACTCATTTATTAGTATTGGCTTTGCAGCTTAATCTAGCTTATAATTAGCCTTTTCCCTGTAACATAACTCTCAATAAAAGCAACAATTGTTGGGACTCAAATACAAGAGGATATTCCAACCTAAGAATTAGTCCATTAAGTAGGAGAGTCTTAAGGCTTATATTCTACTCGGTGTGAGActcttaacaaataaaatcaCAAACAGTTACACAATGTGTAGTTGAGTTTAAGACTATATCACTTACACAGTTACCCAAAGCACAATGATTAATCGAGAAATTTAACTAGGACAAGTTGGTCCAAATATAATAACAACACAGTCtaccacataaaaaaatatatatagctTACTCAGAGGACAGTCATCCCCTGGAAGTTTACAGTCTGGACAACATCCATCAAAGGCCATTCTACAGATCCCACACGTTTCATCTTGAGCATCCCAAGTCCACGAAACAATACCGTGCCATCTAGATTTAACGAGAGAACAAAAAATTAGGAAGagctaaatatttatttacaaatgactagaaaaaaatgataaaggaGACTGACAATTCAGAacaaaaatagggttaaattaaatttccagTGTTTAATAGAAATTTAAAGCAAGTGAAAAGGCAATGGAATTCAATTTCACACGTACACCGCAACTTTTGTTCTCCTTGATATTATTTTCAATCCCTCCTTACTTTTCATCTTCTCTAACCTTAACTA is a window from the Vigna unguiculata cultivar IT97K-499-35 chromosome 7, ASM411807v1, whole genome shotgun sequence genome containing:
- the LOC114191191 gene encoding anaphase-promoting complex subunit 11-like, giving the protein MVDKWHGIVSWTWDAQDETCGICRMAFDGCCPDCKLPGDDCPLIWGVCNHAFHLHCILKWVNSQTSQAHCPMCRREWQFKG